A single genomic interval of Trachemys scripta elegans isolate TJP31775 chromosome 3, CAS_Tse_1.0, whole genome shotgun sequence harbors:
- the LOC117875544 gene encoding gallinacin-5-like: MGPERPREKEQELWCGHPDQPSAMKILYLLLAVVFLVLQSAPGFTQAQNIIQCIRLGGSCQSGSCPSGFARIGTCSGSDSCCLQ, encoded by the exons ATGGGGCCAGAGAGACCGAGAGAGAAAGAGCAAGAACTG TGGTGCGGACATCCTGACCAACCTTCAGCCATGAAGATCCTTTACCTTCTCTTGGCTGTTGTCTTCTTGGTGCTCCAGAGTGCTCCAG GATTCACCCAGGCTCAGAACATCATTCAGTGTATACGTCTCGGGGGTTCCTGCCAGAGTGGGTCATGTCCCAGCGGTTTTGCTCGTATTGGCACCTGCAGCGGTTCAGACAGCTGCTGTCTACAGTAA